The genomic segment CGAAAGAAATCTTCAGGCACGCGCTGAAACAACTCAATCCTGAACAGTCCATCTCCAAAACCAAAATAAATTCATAACACGCTTTTTATTCCGTTAACCACCTGATAAATCCCAATATCAAAATCCAAATATCAAATAAAATCCAAAATCCCAATAATCTCGCGAATTGGGATTTGGGATTTTATTGGTCATTGGAAATTGGAACTTGGGATTTTCAATCCCCTTATGTCCTCTAAACCCGCCTCCGATCTCGAAAAGACCATTAACATCACGTTCCTCAACAAAGACCTCCTCACCTCGGCGCTTACCCACCGCTCGTACCTGAATGAGCACCCGGAATTCCCCCTTCCGCACAACGAGCGGATGGAATTTTTAGGGGATGCCGTGCTCGAATTGGTGGTCACCGAGTACCTCTATCTCCACTATCCAAACCCGGAGGGCGAGCTTACCAACTGGCGCGCCTCGCTCGTCAACGCCAATATGCTCTCGGAGCTCGCGAAGGAAATAGACCTTGACGCGCACCTCATGCTCTCGCGCGGGGAAGCCAAGGAAACGAATACGAAAGCGCGGCAGTACATCCTAGCCAACGCCTACGAAGCGCTCATCGGCGCGATCTACCTCGATCAAGGATGGGAGCCCGCCAAACAGTTCATTGAAGAGCAGGTGCTCGTCAAACTCCCCTATATCCTTGAACACCAGCTTTACCTTGACCCTAAATCCCGTTTCCAGGAAGTGGCACAGGAAGTGGCGGGCGTCACTCCCACCTACCGCGTCCTCGAAGAATCAGGGCCGGACCATGCGCGCCATTTCACGATCGGCGTCTACCTCAACGACGAGCACATCGCCTCGGGTGAAGGCATGTCAAAACAGGAAGCACAAATGGCGGCCGCAGAAAAAGGGCTGGAAGCCAAAGGATGGAAATAGTAAAGAAGCCAGCGTATGCCTTTGTGCCACGCCATAATATGAAATTTTCGATAAAAAACAGCAATGACAAAATGCGCACAGGCAGTGTCAGCATCCTGTGGATTCTCCTAGGCATCGGCATAATAGCAGTGATCGCATTGGCTCTCATAAAAACAAGGAAGGATGCTGAGTCCCCGCCGCAACCAAATATTACTTCTGAAGCTGCTCAAACTGAAACCGAAAAAACATATTATCAGGGAGGCCTCGATCAGAGCGTTAAAGACGAGATACTCAAAGAAGAGTTCCCCTATTTCGGGAACCTTGATGCTCCTGTGGCGTTGACAATATTTTCCCAAGGCGGGCAGACAAGCACAGATCTATTTGGCCCGGAAAGACCTTGGTCATTTATTGAACAGCGCTATATAAAACCTGGCATTTTCACGGTAGTGTACCGGCCGATCCGAATTGATCCTCCCTATAATTGGCCTACAGAAAATCAAATAGGGCTGCTGTGCGCGTATGAACAAAATAAATTCTGGAACTATCTTGATAGCATAGAGTTAAAGGTAAATAAAGCTGCTGAAATTGCGCAGAATATCGGGCTCGATATGGCCTCTTTCAATACATGTCAAACCAGTGGGAAAAAAGAGACCCTCATCAGGCGTTCTCTTGCATTGGCTGAATCTCAAATCCAACCAGTAGGCGCGCCCACCTTCACCGTGAACGGCCAGCAGATGGATCTTGGCACCGTGGGTGAGAGGCGAAAAGAAGAACAATTTGAGGAACTCTTTAGACAACTGGAAACCATGTTGGCCCAGAATGACGGCGTTAAATGGAATGTTTTTAGCGATAATGACTTTTCAGTACACTATCCGGTTGATTGGGAAATTGTGTGGAGCACTGAAAACTACGTAGCCTTTGACCGCAAAGACAGGCGAGGAACATATCCGATTATTCAACCTATCTATAGACGCCACGATGTGGAGGCGGTGAGCGTAAAGACAATGGCATTCAACGAAGACCAGACATACCAGGATTGGCTGACAAAAAAAATCGAGTTCGGTGAATTTGTCAAAAAGCTAAATACAATAAAACTCGGCAACTATGTTTGGGACCTCTACGAAGCCCGCAGTCCCGAGGGGGAAGTTATGAGTTATGTGACAAAAGCGGAAAATAAAGCATTTATAATCTCCATTGGGAAAGAAAGCAATAATACTGAATTTTTGAATCAGATGATTGAAAGCTTTGGAGCAATGTAATGATCTGGACATAGGGCGGAGCGAAACCACAAACTACCGTACCCGCCTCAGAGGCGGGTTTTAATTATATATCGATATAGCGCACCTGTCCCATCGAATGACGGGATTAACGCGCGCAATTTCACTGTCGATATTTATCTCAACGACGAACATGTCGCTTCAGGCGAAGGCATGTCAAAACAGGAAGCCCAAATGGCGGCAGCCGAGAAAGGTTTGGAAGCGAAGGGATGGAAATAAATTCTGCATTAGAGAAGTACTCTTTTCTATATTCTCATACTCTTCAATGAAAAATCCGCTTTTCGGAGATGATCTAAAGCGGATTTTTTATCTTGGCGTCAAATTGTACGAGACGATTTGAATGGAGAGCACCAAGATCAAAATCGATATGTGTGTGGTGCTATACCACCACCACACACTACTTGTCAGGAATAGACCTAATAGATGCACATGTCGAGCAGATTTCATTCCTAACAAGCAGGGGATTGTGATTTTTTTCTCTTTTAAGTCTTTCCCGCAATCCCGCCAATCGCCCAGCAGGTTGCGGAATGACGTCAATACTGGTGCCACCAAAATTAACGGGTGGCAGTAGCCGGCGATTTCACCGACTATCATCAGAGTTTGCAGGCCCCTGAAGATAGGCGATATCGTCGCCAAGTAACTTTTATTTTTCTGCGTATACAACCACGCAAAAAAAATAAAAGCAATACTTTCTGGTTTTGGGATGGCTACTACTCCCAAAACCCAGAGGGGTAGCCATGAAAATTTCGGGAATCTTTCCCGATACTCATGGCTGTGACCGGATTCTAGAAATAATAAAAATCCGATCCACAGGGCCGCTACCCCAACGGCCTCTCTAATATCCGCACCTACGGCCGCAAGCAGCAGCCATAAATCAACGAGAGAATAGATGCGGATTTGGCCAACGTAGTTGGCCATTTTTTTGATGTTCATTTATTTTCTCCTTTTCAAATTTTCACGCTAGAATACCATAGAGGACTAATTATGACAAGATTATTTAACATAAGAAAATAAAAAAAATGGCTATTTTTAGCCACCAATATCAATTAAAATAATTTTATGTCGGTGATACTTGACACTTTTTAACATTGACGTTATGATATCTTTATGGATAATATAGTCCTGGAACAATTAATAAATTTGGGATTACAAAAGAATGAGGCAATTGTGTATATTGCTTTACTTGAGCTTGGAAAAGGTACGGTAAGTGAAATAAGTAAAACCGCGCATTTGAATCGAACGACTGGCTATGACATCTTAGAAAGAATTTGCGTCTATGGCATTGCCAATAGATCAACGATTGGGAAAAAACGCATCTATATCGCCGAACCGCCATCCCGACTGAAAAGTCTTATGGCCGCCAGAAAGTTCAAAGCGGATAAAGATTTGGGAAAAGTTGATGACATTTTACCAGACCTGCAATCGCTGTATAAAACTGATCTAAAACCAAGCATAAAATTCTTTGAAGGATTTGATGGAATTAATAATATTTACCGTCATTCCCTTGAAGCAAAAGAAACGATCTATTCGATTTTAGATCTCGAACAATATTTACCTGAACTGGATAGCTTTGGCAAAGAACATATTAAAGACAGAACACGACTTAAAGTCAGAGAAAAAGTATTAGCCAGAAAAAGTGAGAAGGCTATTGATTTTTATAAATCAACTTACAAGGATAATAAAGCTAGACAAAACATTACTGAATACCGCTGGCTTGAGCACAAATTTCCTTTTTCGCCTGCCGCGGAAGTTATGACCTATGACGATAAGGTCATCGGCGTGTTATTTAAGCCAGGAGAAAAATCTGCGTTTGAAATTCAGAGCCGATCATTTGCCAATTCCCTCAAAGTGTTATTTGAAACTGTTTGGGAACAATCAAAACCGGTATAAAGGTCGTATAGATGGAATAAAAAAACACCCCTTAATAAGGGTGTCTTATTATTTGCGTTAATCTGCGTTGATATTCAGCATCTGAACGGTTGTAACGTCTGGCACACCTCGCAACGATGTGCGTCCCATTGTTCCCCCGTCTTGGCGGGGGGCGACCTGCATCTCACCATAATCCCCAAAGGGATAATGGCGGAAATGGGTGACTTAGATGCCATGTAACCCGAAGGCGACATGATCATCAAAATCCTTAGAAAGGAGGTGATCCACCGACAGCTTCCGCTACCGGTGCCTTGTTACGACTTCGCCCCTGTCACCGACCCTACCTTGATTCCTCCGAAAGGAAGAGCTTCGGGTATTGCCGGCTCCCTTGGCGTGACGGGCGGTGTGTACAAAACCCGAGAACGTATTCACCGCGGCGAGGCTGATCCGCGGTTACTAGCGATTCCTGCTTCATGAGGGCGGGTTGCAGCCCTCAATCTGAACTGGGGGGTGTTTTGATGGGA from the Patescibacteria group bacterium genome contains:
- a CDS encoding thioredoxin domain-containing protein, producing MKFSIKNSNDKMRTGSVSILWILLGIGIIAVIALALIKTRKDAESPPQPNITSEAAQTETEKTYYQGGLDQSVKDEILKEEFPYFGNLDAPVALTIFSQGGQTSTDLFGPERPWSFIEQRYIKPGIFTVVYRPIRIDPPYNWPTENQIGLLCAYEQNKFWNYLDSIELKVNKAAEIAQNIGLDMASFNTCQTSGKKETLIRRSLALAESQIQPVGAPTFTVNGQQMDLGTVGERRKEEQFEELFRQLETMLAQNDGVKWNVFSDNDFSVHYPVDWEIVWSTENYVAFDRKDRRGTYPIIQPIYRRHDVEAVSVKTMAFNEDQTYQDWLTKKIEFGEFVKKLNTIKLGNYVWDLYEARSPEGEVMSYVTKAENKAFIISIGKESNNTEFLNQMIESFGAM
- a CDS encoding helix-turn-helix domain-containing protein codes for the protein MDNIVLEQLINLGLQKNEAIVYIALLELGKGTVSEISKTAHLNRTTGYDILERICVYGIANRSTIGKKRIYIAEPPSRLKSLMAARKFKADKDLGKVDDILPDLQSLYKTDLKPSIKFFEGFDGINNIYRHSLEAKETIYSILDLEQYLPELDSFGKEHIKDRTRLKVREKVLARKSEKAIDFYKSTYKDNKARQNITEYRWLEHKFPFSPAAEVMTYDDKVIGVLFKPGEKSAFEIQSRSFANSLKVLFETVWEQSKPV
- a CDS encoding putative dsRNA-binding protein; this translates as MYRYSAPVPSNDGINARNFTVDIYLNDEHVASGEGMSKQEAQMAAAEKGLEAKGWK
- the rnc gene encoding ribonuclease III, translated to MSSKPASDLEKTINITFLNKDLLTSALTHRSYLNEHPEFPLPHNERMEFLGDAVLELVVTEYLYLHYPNPEGELTNWRASLVNANMLSELAKEIDLDAHLMLSRGEAKETNTKARQYILANAYEALIGAIYLDQGWEPAKQFIEEQVLVKLPYILEHQLYLDPKSRFQEVAQEVAGVTPTYRVLEESGPDHARHFTIGVYLNDEHIASGEGMSKQEAQMAAAEKGLEAKGWK